From Bdellovibrio sp. KM01:
ACTCCTGATTTTAAGCGCGCCGTAATTGCCGTGATCGCTGCCGCCTTAGCGATTTTATTTTCTTCAGCGTTAGCACAAATCGGTGTGATTGTATTAGGTGCGATCTTGGGATTGATCTTGGTTAGAAATTTTTCAAATCTCCCGAACACATCGATTCGAGTTCCTTTAAGTCATCGTGCTGGCTTGATCTCTTTGATCCTGTTTGCTGGATTGCTTTTTGTTCTACCAATTCTTGGTTCCTTGAACGAGTCAGCAAAAGTCATCGATAGTTTTTATCGCACGGGCTCTTTGGTATTCGGTGGTGGTCATGTTGTTCTGCCGCTCTTAAAAGCGGAAGTCGTGAATACGGGATGGGTAAGTAGTGATGCCTTCATGGCGGGATACGGAGCCGCACAAGCAGTGCCGGGGCCTTTATTTACTTTCGCGGCCTATCTCGGTGCCCTTTTAACAAAGAACTTAACGGGAGTCATCGGCGCCGCCGCATGTTTGATCGCGGTCTTCTTGCCATCCTTTTTGATGGTGTTCGGAGTGCTGCCATTCTGGGAAAAGCTTCGCCACGTCAAACAAATGCGCTTCGCAGTTGCTGGAATCAATGCCTCCGTCGTCGGACTCTTGATAGCCGCTTTTTACAATCCTGTTTGGACCAGTGCCATCTTCACAGTGAAAGATTTTGTTTTAGCCTTATTCTGCTTCGTTCTTTTGCTGTTCGCAAAAGCACCATCATGGGCCGTCGTTATCCTAGGCGCTATGGCGGGTGCTGTCCTTTATTGATTCAGCTGTTCTTCTTGAATTTTTTTGATTTGCTCGGCGATTTGTTCAGGCGTGAGTGCCTTCATCGCGGATCTGCGGATGTATAAAACTTCCAGCAACATATAGACAATTAAGCTGACGGTAAGTCCCACACCTTTAAGCAATGCCCAAGCATTCGAGGTCCAGTGAAGGGCGGCCCAAGTCGCAAGAACTGCGTGTGCGGCAAAGAAGATCCCCATTCTGAAAGTCATTCCACTCATGCGAGTTTTCATGAATTCCGGAAGTTTCTGTCCCTGTTGTTCGGCTAACACCACGATTAAAGGC
This genomic window contains:
- the chrA gene encoding chromate efflux transporter; protein product: MRIGVHLGPILEVFWIFLRLGLTSFGGPIAHLGYFRDEFVEKRKWFDDHSYADIVAICQFLPGPASSQVGISIGLSRAGIPGAIAAWLGFTLPSAIVLVAFAFGVAAYGGSLDSGWLHGLKVVAVAVVAQAIWGMAKSLTPDFKRAVIAVIAAALAILFSSALAQIGVIVLGAILGLILVRNFSNLPNTSIRVPLSHRAGLISLILFAGLLFVLPILGSLNESAKVIDSFYRTGSLVFGGGHVVLPLLKAEVVNTGWVSSDAFMAGYGAAQAVPGPLFTFAAYLGALLTKNLTGVIGAAACLIAVFLPSFLMVFGVLPFWEKLRHVKQMRFAVAGINASVVGLLIAAFYNPVWTSAIFTVKDFVLALFCFVLLLFAKAPSWAVVILGAMAGAVLY